In Mycolicibacterium lutetiense, the sequence GGCGATCGCCCGGCGGGACAAGAAGGGCATTCCGAGCGCCCGCGCCCGGATCCACGCGCTGGTCGATCCGGGCAGCTTCCTGGAGATCGGTGCCCTGGCCAAAACCCCGGGAGACCCCAACGCCCTCTTCGGCGACGGTGTGGTCACCGGGCACGGCACCATCAACGGGCGCCCGGTCGGTGTGTTCAGCCACGACCAGACGGTGTTCCAGGGTTCGGTCGGCGAGATGTTCGGCCGCAAGGTCGCCAAGCTGATGGAGTGGGTGGCCATGGTCGGTTGCCCGATCATCGGCATCAACGACTCGGCCGGCGCCCGCATCCAGGACGCGGCGACCTCGCTGGCCTGGTACGCCGAACTCGGCCGCCGGCACGAGATGCTGCGCGGTCTGGTCCCGGAGATCTCCATCATTCTGGGCAAATGCGCCGGCGGCGCGGTCTATTCGCCGATCCAGACCGACCTGCTGGTGGCGGTGCGCGACCAGGGCTACATGTTCATCACCGGCCCCGACGTGATCAAGGACGTCACCGGTGAGGATGTGACGTTCGACGAGCTCGGCGGCGCCGACGTGCAGGCCCAGCGGGGCAATATCCACAAGGTTGTCGAGGACGAGGCGGCCGCGTTCCAGTACGTGCGCGACTACCTTTCATTCCTGCCCGCCAACCACTTCGACGATGCCCCGATCGTCAACCCGGGTCTGGAACCCGAGATCACCCCGCACGATCTTGAGCTCGATTCGATCGTGCCGGACGCCGACAACACGGCCTACGACATGCACGAGATCCTGCTGCGGATCTTCGACGACGGTGACGTCTTCGAGATCGCCGAGCAGCGTGGCCCCGCGATGATCACCGCGTTCGCGCGGGTGGACGGCCAGCCGGTCGGTGTGATCGCCAACCAACCGATGTTCCTGTCGGGCGTGGTGGACACGGATGCCTCTGACAAGGCGGCCAGCTTCATCCGGTTCTGTGACTCCTTCAACCTGCCTTTGGTTTTCGTGGTCGACACCCCGGGCGCCATGCCGGGTGTGCAGCAGGAGAAGGACGGCATCATCAAGCGTGGTGGCCGGTTCTTCAACGCGATCGTCGAGGCCGATGTGCCGAAGGTGACCATCGTCGTCCGCAAGGCCTATGGCGGTGGGTATGCGGTGATGGGCTCCAAGCAGCTGTCGGCGGATCTGAACTTCGCCTGGCCGACCGCTCGTATCGCGGTGATCGGCGCCGAGGGCGCAGCGCAGCTTCTGGTGAAGCGGTTCCCAGATCCGACCGCACCCGAGGTGCAGAAGATCCGCGCCGACTTCATCGAGGGCTACAACCTCAACCTGGCCACGCCGTGGATCGCGGCCGAGCGGGGTTACATCGACGGTGTGATCCAACCGCACGAGACCCGGCTGTTGCTGCGCAAGTCGCTGAAGCTGCTGCGCGACAAGCAGAACGCGCCCAAGACGCTGCGCAAGCACGGCCTGACCCCGATCTGATTCGGCGCGCGTGAATACCGCGGTCGTGGTCGGTGCCGGGCCCAACGGGCTCGCGGCCGCCATCACGCTGGCCTCGGCGGGGGTGGACGTAACGGTCCTGGAGGCGGCCGACACGATCGGCGGCGGGGTGCGCTCCGGCGAAGGTATCGTGCCCGGCCTGGTCCACGACCACTGCTCAGCGATCCACCCGATGGCGGTCGGCTCGGCTTTCCTGGCCGGCCTCGGCCTGGAACGCCATGGTCTGCAGTGGAAATGGCCCGAGATCGACTGCGCGCATCCGCTCGATGGTGGTGCCGCGGGCCTGCTGTACCGCAGCGTCGACGACACCGCGACCGCGCTCGGCGTGGACGGTGCGCGCTGGCGGCGGGCCTTCGGCGGCCCGTCGGCGAAGTTCGACACGCTGTCGCAGGACATCATGGGGCCGCTGCTGCGGGTGCCGAAGCATCCGCTGGCGCTGGCCCGGTTCGGTGCACCGACGGTGCTTCCGGCGTCGGCGTTCTCCCGGTTGTTCCGTACCGAGGCGGCGCGGGCATTGTTCGGTGGCGTTGCCGCACACACCTTCCGGCCCTTGCACTATCCGCTGACCTCGGCGATCGGGCTGGGCATCATCACGGCCGGGCACCGGCACGGCTGGGCGGTGGCGCAGGGCGGTTCGCAGGCCATCACCGATGCGCTGGCGGCGGTGCTCACCGAGTTGGGTGTCAAGGTGCAGACCGGTGTCCGGGTTGCGTCCGCGGCTCAGTTGCCGCCGGCCGATGTGACGATGTTCGATCTGGCGCCGACGGCCGTCGTCGACATCCTGGGGGACCGGTTGCCCAGGCGGGTGGCCCGTGGACTGAGGGGATTCCGTTACGGACCGGGAGCATTCAAGGTCGACTTCGCGGTCGAGGGGCCGGTGCCGTGGGCGCACCGGGAGGTCGGTGGCGCCGGGACGGTGCACCTGGGTGGAGACTTCGCTGAGATCGCCGCGACCGAGCGGGAGATCCACGCCGGCCGGATGCCGCAACGACCGTTCGTGCTCGTCGGGCAGCAGTTCGTAGCCGATCCTGGGCGCTCGGTGGGCAACATCAACCCGGTGTATTCGTATGCCCATGTGCCGCACGGCTATACCGGTGACGCGACCGAAGCGATAATCGGCCAGTTCGAGCGGTTCGCCCCCGGATTCCGCGACCGGATCGTCGGGATGGCGGTGCGTTCGACGACGGAGATGTCGGTGTACAACGCCAACTATGTCGGCGGTGACATCTGTACGGGCGCCAAGGATATCCGGCAGTTGGTGTTCGGTCCGCGGACTACACTGCAGCCCTATCGGATTGGCGTTCCCGGCATGTACCTATGCTCGGCGGCCACCCCGCCGGGGCCCGGTGCGCACGGAATGTGCGGTGCCAACGCGGCTGTCGTCGCACTCGCTGGTCTCACGCGGTGAGTCCAGGAGGATTTGCGGTAGGCCGTCGACTCACAGTCTTACTCACATCCGTGTAATTCGAAAATGTAGCCGTTGACCAGTGGTGATGCGAGACGCATCGAAAACCATCCACAAGTTGTCCACAGGCCGTCCTGGTTGGCTGTGTGCAGTCGCGTGGTCTACGCGCGGGTGTAGCCCGTTTCCGGTGCGGCCCGACCGTGTGCGCGCTTTGATGAGTACATGTCGAACCATTTCACCGGGCTGAGTCTCGGGCCACCGCTGGGCGACCAGCGACTAGATCTATGCGATCTGTATGCCTTCCAGTCACCGGCCGATCCCACGCGGACCGTGCTGATCCTCAACGCCAATCCCAGCGCCGATGCCCTGCATCCGGATGCCATCTACCGGCTGGCCATCGACAACGACGGTGACCTGCGCGACGACATCGCGTTCAGCTACGTGTTCTCCGAGCCGGTCGACGGCCGCCAGACCGTGGACGTGTATCTCGCCGCCGACGAGGACGCGGAATCGCCGGAAGCGGTGGGGGAGCGGATCTTCACCGGCGTCGAGGTGTCGTTCGGGTCGGAGCCGGTGATCGCCCAGACCGACGCCTACACGTTCTTCGCCGGTGCCCGCAGTGACGCATTTTTCTTCGACTTCGACGGTGTCAAGAACCTGTTCGACACCTCCGGAGGCCGGAACTTCACCGCATTCCATCTCAGCGGTCAATATCCTTGGACCGGCGTGGATTCCAACACCCAGGCCAATGTGTGCTCGATGGTCTTGGAGCTGCCGACTGTGCAGCTGGGCGCCGATCCCGACATCCGGATCTGGGGCCGGTGCAGCCTGCACCGCGATGGCGAGCTGTTGCACGTGGACCGGGCGGGACATCCGTCGGTGAGCAGTTTCTTCAACACCGACGACACCAAGCTGGAGTACAACGCCGGCGTGCCGATCCATGACCGGGAGCGCTGGATGGGCCAGTTCATCCATCTGCTGGGGCACACCGGTGGCTACTCGCACGACGAGGCGATCGCTGCCATCGACGCCGAGGGGATCCTGCCGGACATGTTGACGTTCAACCCGTCGAAGCCCGCCAAGTACCCGAATGGCCGGGTGTTCGCCGACGACGTGATCGACTACCGGCTGGCGTCGCTGACCAAGGGTGACTGTCCGCCCTCGGGCCTGAGCCCGCACACCGACACCCTCGACGTGTTCCCGTACCTGGGCCCGCCACACTGAGGCCGCACTGCGGGACATTGCTGACTTAGGACCGCAGACCCGCGATGAATATGTCGAGCAGCCGGCCCACGGTGGATTCGAAGTCGGTGACCATCGCGTTGGGTCCGGCCGAATCCGGTGTGGTCCACGCCCAGGCCGTCCCGGTGAATGCGTGGACGGCCGCCGTCAGCGATCGCAGCTGATCATCGGATAGCCGAAGTGATTGCCGCAGAGCGGAGCCGAGCCGCTGCTGGGCATCTGCCGCCTGCGCGGCAAGCGTGCGTAGATCGTCCGGGCCGAGCCGGCCGATGAGCACGGGCGAGGCCGCGATGAGATCGCACAGCACCGGTCGCGCGGCGAGCGTGTGCGCCAGTGCCGCGGCCGGGGTGGCCGTACGGAGTTCGTCGGCCAACGCATCGATCCAGGCCAGGTGCTCGTCGTACATCACCCGCAGCAGCAGCGCTTCGCGTGACCCGACATACCGCAGGATGCCCGACTTCGCGAGTCCGGCAGCGGCCGCGACGTCGCCCAGTGTCAGGGTCGCGGCGCGGGTGTGTGCCAGGCATTCCCGTGCCGCGGCCGTCAACTGGGACAACCGGTCCTGGCGCTGTGCCTGGTTGCGTGCGCGGGTGAACGGCGGGGCGGATTCCGGCATTTCAACATAATAGAACACCGTTCTGTTATGTTGTCGACCGTGTACCGCCACCATGAATGTGTTGTCCGCCGCCACACCACGGCGTCGCCGCAGACCCTGTTCGCCATCGTGTCCGACGGATCCCGGTGGTCCGAGTGGGCCAAACCCCTGATCCCCTACTCGGCATGGGAGACGCGCGGCCCGGCCGACGACGGTGGGGTCGGCGCGATCCGGGCCGTGGGCACCCGCAACCGGCCGACCCGTGAGATGACCACGATCCACGAACCGGGCCGCAGACATGGCTACACCATGCTCACCGACGGTCCGATCCGCGACTACCAGGCCGAGGTGTCCTTCGCCGAGGCCGCCGACGGGACCCGGGTGACGTGGCGGGGCGGCTACGAGACCCGTTGGCGCGTGGTCGGGTTGGCCTACTGGCTCGTCCTGCGGGTGGTGCTCGGGACGCTGTCACGCAAGCTCGTCACCGCCGCGGAGCGGCGTATCGGCTGACGCGAGTGGCCAGTTATGACACGGTTTTTCGCTGTACGCGTGTCACAACTGGCCACTCGGCGTCCCGCCAACAAGCCGGGTTACGGCTTGATGCGGATCCGGCCCGGCTTGTAGAGCCCGGAATGCGTCGCCGTCCCGAGTTCGACCTCAGCCGGAACCGCGTCGACGATGGTGTCGAACTTGCGCAGCGAGCCCCAGTCCCGGCCCCAGTCCTTGTTCAGGTAAGTGGCCATCACGTGCTGGCGCAGCAGCAGATCGCTGATGCCCAGCAGGCCGCCGTTGATGCCGTCCTCCCAGGTGTCGGTGTCCTTCATCTTGGCGTTGTAATCCGGGGTGATCCGGAACTTCGGCACCTCGGTGACACCGTTGGCGTGCAGCATCGGCTGCTGGCACGGGAAGGCCAGGCCCACAGCCCAGTCCATCAGAACCGGCTGCTGTGAGCCGATGTGCTCCTGCACGGTCTTGACCTCGGGAACCCGGGGCGGGGTCACCGCGATCCAGTCCCCGAGGGACAACGACTCGTCCTCGGCGATGACCCGGACGAACGTCGCGTCGGCGGGGATCTCACTGCGGTCGAAGCGCAGGTTGCGCCAGGAAGGGTTAGGCCCCAGGTCGTAGGGCACGACCCGTCCGGCCGGTACTGCGGCGCCGTCGGGACCAGGGCGGCCGTATTCGAGCTCGACTGCCTGGCCCTCGGTGAGGCCGTTGAAAATGCTGTTGCCGGTGATGGTTCCGGCCGCGGTGACGACGACCAGCGGGTGGGCGGCGTCGGGGGCGGGCAGCTGATACCAGGCCGAGGCCAGCTTGCTGACCTGCTGGGCCGGGCCCTCGACGTAGCTGCCGGCCAGCGGCACCCGGGCCGGATCGAGCCCGTAGGGCAGCGGCACGGTTGACCCGTTGATGCCCGGGGTCTTCAGCTCGGCGTCGGCATTCCAGTCGGCGTCGATACCCGGCATCGGCACGGTGATCCGAATCGCTTCGGCGACAATGTGATCCGGCACGCCGTCCGGGGTGAACCCGGTGGTTGCGGTCCCGCCCAGCGGCCCCAGCGGACCGTATTCACCCGGCACGGGGGTCAGGAATCCGTCGTTGGTGTCGGGTTCGACCAGCACATCGTCGGCCAGGCCGCAGCCGCCGGCCAATGCCCGCAGGTTCGAGGACGCGTTGGAGTAGGTGCCGTCCTGGCGCACTACGCCGTAGAGCATCGAACCGATGAACACCACGACCATGAACCCGGCTGCCAGCGGCACCGGTGCGGTGGTCAGCGCCCGTGCCAGCCGGCCCTCGGCCGACGGTCTCAGGTGCAGCCAGTACGCCCACAGCGCAGCGATGGCGAACAGCGCAAAGAAGATGGCGCTCAACGTGACTCCGCCGATGTTGGGCTTGTCGTTGTTGAACGGCACCCCGTAGCTGGACACGTACCACCAGCCGTTGGTGGTGGCGAAGCACAGCGCCAGCACGAACAGCACGGCCGCGGTGAACGCCATGCGGTTACGTGCCGAACGCAGGATCGCCGGGCCGGCCAGCACCGTGACCACCGCCGCCATCGCCGCGCCCACGGCGGCGAACAGGCCGAAGTGGTGCACCCACTTGGTGGGGGTGAACATCAGGCAGAACATGGTGGCGAAGATGATGCCCATCAGTCGCCAGACCGGTCCGCGGGCCACACCGGGAGCCCGCTTGCGCCGCAACATGATGAACAGCGAGGTGAACAGGCTCAGCGCGGTGATGATGAAGCCGAACCGGCGCGACAGTGAGCCGTCCACGGTGGGCAGGATCAGGTAGTAGTAGCGCAGGTTCTCGGTGTACCACTCCTGGCTCGGACCGATCGCGGTGCGAATCCTGGTCGCCTCCAGCACTGTTGCCAGCGTCTGGTCGGCGAACACCACGGTCAGGATCACCGTGCCCGCGGCCAGCAGTGGCAGCACCAGCGGCCACACGCCCAGGACGCGACGGCGGCGCACCAGGATGCGCAGGAGTGGACGGCCGCCGGCGAGCAGTGCGGCAACGGCGATCAGACCGGTCGGCTGGATACCCAAGGTAAATGCCGCCGTGATGATCGCCATGGCGGCCGGGGTCAGGCGTCCGGAGATGATGGCCCGCTCGATCAGCACGTAGGTGATCAGTGCGCCGGTGGCGATCTGTCCTTCGGGGCGCAGGCCGTTGTTGAACGGCATCCAGGCCGCCATCAGCACCAGGCCCGCGGCCCACAAGGCCGGCTTGGAGGCGATCACGGCCGGTCCGAGACGCGGCAGCACCTCGCGGGACAGCAACAGCCAGCAGATCAGCGCGCAGATCAGGTCGGGCAGTCGCATCCAGATACTGGCGTCGCTGACATGGGTCATCAGGGCCAGCAGGTTGTAGAACCAACCGAAGGGGTCCTCGGGGCTGCCGAACCAGCGGAAGTAGTTCGACATGTAGCCGGCGTGGTCGGCCACCCGCGCCATCTGCAGGATGTAGCCGTCGTCGGACGAGTTTGCGCCGATCACGTGCCAGCTCAGGAACCCGCCGATCACCGCCACGTCGACGGCACTGAACGTGCGCCAGCGTGAGGGGATCAGGTGGTGCATGCGCCGACCGTCGAGCCGGTCGAGGCGCCACAGGGCCAGCAGCGCGACCACGGTGCCGGCGATCCCGAGCAGCATCGCCACCAGTTTGAGCGTGGTGGGCTTGGACGTGAAGCGGGTATCGATCGTGGCGGACAGGGAAAGTCCCTGCGGTGCAGCTCCGCTCAGCTCGGTGAAGACACCGACGATCTGGGGACGCAGGTTCGGGTCGGGGAAGCCGGTGCGCAGCTCCTTGCCGTCCTTGTCGGTGAGCCCGACGAAGGTCGCGAAGGTTCCGGCCTCCGACGAGGTGATCTCGATGCGTTCACAGGCAGGCGAGTTCACCTTTTCCCGGGCCACACTGGCGATCACCACGTTGCGGTCGGTGATGTCGACGCGCTTGGCGTTGACGTTGACGAACAACGCGTTGAGCGCGGCCTGCCTGCCCTCCTTGGGCGCGGTGCCCAGCACCATCGCGCCCTCGGGCGGGACCGAGCGGAGCACCTCACACGGCACCGTCACCGACATGGTGACCGGGGTCTGAGTGATCAAAGGCGCTGTGACGCTGCCCAACTGGCCGGCCTGAGGCCAGTTCAGGGTGGCGGTGGTCTGCACCACCGGCAGCAGCGGTGTGGCCACTGCACACAGGAAGCCGATGAGCCCGGCGATCATCGCGACCCAGCGGGTCACCTGAACGCCCTTGTCAGCGCTATGTTCGCGCACCGTGGTGCTCATGGCAGGGCCCGGATCGGCCCGGGCCGGCTGAAGCCGAACACTCGTTGGGTTCCTTGATCAATCGTGGCGACGGGTGCCTGGCCGGCCGGTACCACCGGGTCATATTTCTCGATCGAGCCCCAGTCCCGGTACCAGTCGTCACGCAGATACGTCGGAATGGTCGACGTGCGCAGCAGGGCCTGGATGAAGAGGAAGGGACCACCCTTTTGGGCGGACTGCCACATGTTCGACGACACCACCACTTGCTTGACGTTGGGAAGGATGCGGTACTCCGGCAACTCGGCGACACCGAGATGTTCGGAGAATGGGCGCTGGCAGGGGAAATTCGCGGCGGTCGCGATGTCCATCAGCACCGGGGTCTGCGCGCCGAGGAAATCCTGTGCGGTCTGCAGGGTCGGCACCCGCGGCGGGGTGAAGCCGAACCACTGGTCGTCGGACAGGTTCGGATCGTCGGCGACGATCCGGGCCACGTTGGCCTCCGGCGGTGCCCAGGCCAACGGGAAACGCAGGTTGCGCCAGGCGTATTGGGCGAACACGTCGATCGGCTGGACGGCGTCGAGGGCCTGGAAGCTGCCGTCGGGACGGTGCACGCCCCACTGCAGTTTCAGCGACTGGCCGTAGTGGAACTCGTGTTCCTCGTCGTAGTACCAGATGGCGCCGGCGGCTGCGACGGTCACCAGTGGCCGGTCCGCGGTGCGGGGCGGCAGTTGGTACCAGGCCGAGGTGGCCTTGGCGGCGAGCCCGTTCTCCTTGTAGCTGCCCATCACTGGGGTACGCGCCGGGTCCAGGCCGAACGGCAGGTAGACGCGGGATCCGTTGACGCCGACGGGTCCGTAGCCACCGCCGGTGCCCGCGGCGTAGGCGATGCCGACGTTGGGTTTGTTGGGTGAGCCGTCGGAGTTCACCGTGCCGGGGTTGGCGACGACGGGTTTCGGCGGCTCCAGGGTGTCGCTGATCCCGTTGGGGGTGAACCCGACTGGGTTCTCGCCGCCCAGCGGCCCGTACTGGCCGTAGGTCTGGCCTTCGACCGGTTGCAGCATGCCCGCGTTGGTGTCTGCCTCGACGAGGACGTCGTCGGCCATGGCGCAACTGTCCGACGACAGCCCCGAGGTCAGCGCTGAGACGTTGGCCTTGGCGGTGGTGTAGACGGGGTAGCGCTGGACGAAACCCTTGGCCATCGAGCCGACTTCGAGCACCACCATGATGGTCGCGACCACCAGCAGCGGGGTCGATGCCAGCGCCCGGTTGCGCCGGGTGTCGGCCACCTCGGTGTGCCCGGCGTAGTCGATCCGAAAGTGCAGCCAGCCGGCCAGCATCGCGGTGATGATCGCCAGCGCCAGGAAAATGGTGGTCACCGGGAATCCGGCGATGACCGGCTGGCGGTCGAACCAGGGCACGCCGTAGTTGCCGACGTAGAACCAGCCATTGGTGCCGGAGGTGGCCCAGGCGAGCACGAACAGCAGCGCGGTGACGTAGAGGGCGAGGTTGCGTCGGCTGTGCAGACCCACCCGGGCGAAGGCGAATGCCGTCACCGCCCCGAGCGCGGCTGCCAGCCCGGCGAACGCACCGAACTGCACGGCCCACTTGGTCGGGGTGAAGTGAAGGAGCAGCAGGCCGACGGCGGTGGTGCCGATCAGTCGCCAGACCGGGCCGCTGGCCAGGCCGGGCACCACGCCCTTGCGCAGCAGGACGGCGATCATGCCGAACAGGCACAGCATCATGGCCAGGACCGCGAACCGCCGGGTCAAGGAGCTGTCGACGGAATCTTCGACGGTCAGGAAGTAGTAGCGCAGGAATTCCTGGTACCACGAGATGGTCGGGCCGACGGTGTATTTGATGCGGGCCGATTCAGCAACGCTGGCCAGGGTCTGGTCGCGGAACACCACGACGAAGATCAGTGCCGCCGACCCAGCGAGTGCGGCCAGTGCGGGCAGGGCGATGCGTCGGGCCTTGATGATCCTGATGACGGTGCGTGCGCCGACCAGCAGCGGGGCCAGCGCGATGAGGCCCTGCGGGGCCAGGGTCACGCTGAACGCCGCGACGATGATCGCCAGGCAGGTCGACCACAGTCGGTGCGTGGCGATGGTGTACTCGATGAGCGCCCACACCGCGAGGACGCCGAAGGCGATCAGCGGTTCGGGGCGCAGGCCGTTGTTGAACGGCATCCAGGCGGCGAGGAACACCGCGCCCGCGGTCCACATGGTGACGCGGTTGAGCGCGACGCGCCGGCCGAGCCGGGGAAGCACCCAGCGGCTGAGCAGCAGCCAGGTGCCGATGCCGGCCAGGGTGGCGGGTACGCGCATCCACACGCCGGCCGTGCTGATCGTCGCGAAGTGGGCCAGCACCGACTGGTACCAGTCGAACGGGGCCTCGGTGGTGCCGAAGTAGCGGAAGTAGTTGGCGGTGTATCCGGCGTCGGCCGAGACTCGGGCGATGGTCAGGTTGTAGCCGTCATCCGACGAGATGGCGCCGATGACGTGCCACAGCAGCAGGCCGCCGATGACGCCGATGTCGGCGATCCAGGTACCGACCGGAACCTTGACGAACCGTCGCCAGGCGCTGCGAACGCGGTGCCCACTCCGGCGGTCCAGCACGGCCAGCGCCACGATCGACGCCACCACGCACAGCACCCCGAGCGCCATCACCAGCAGTTTCAGTGCGGTCGGGGAGGTGATGAACCGGGTGTCGATGTCGACGCGGGCGCTCAGCCCGGGCTGCGGTGCCATCTTCAGGTCGGTGAACAGGCCGGCCACCTGAGGCTTCTTCTCCACGGCCGCGGTGCCGGTGGCGCCGGGGATGCCGACGAAGTCCGCGCCCACACCGCCGAGGTTGGCCCACAGGTGCAGCGCGCTGCAGTTGCCGGCGTTGATCGCGGCGCGGGGCGCGACGGCGGCCACCGAGTCACGGAATGCCACCACCACGGTCTCGGCGTTGGCCCGGACGAACAGCCCGTTTCGGCTGGCGTCGATCCCGTCGGAGGGGATGGTGGAGAACACCAGGCCGCCCTCGGCGGGCAGCGTGGTGATCGCCGAGCACGGAATGGACACATCGAGGGACTGCGGGGCGCCCGACACCAGCGGGGCCGTCACCGAAGTGACGTTGCCCGCGGCATCGGTGCCCTGCGGCCACAGGATGGTCGCGGTGGTCTGTTTGACGGGTAGCAGCGGCACCAGCGCGCACAGCACCACACCCGCGATGCCCGCGACGATGGCGATCAGGCGTGCGATGCCCACAACTCGGTCGGTTGGTTCATCGGAAGGCACGAGGCTCGATGTTATGCGACCCGTATGTGAGGTCCGGTTATCCGTCGCCCTTTTGGTGATGTGTGTGCGAACTTCTAATCAAGCAGCCTCACTGAGACGGCGCAGGACCTCGTAGGCGCTTGTGCGGCGGAT encodes:
- a CDS encoding acyl-CoA carboxylase subunit beta, coding for MTNKTTAELLAELREKLELAKEPGDPKAIARRDKKGIPSARARIHALVDPGSFLEIGALAKTPGDPNALFGDGVVTGHGTINGRPVGVFSHDQTVFQGSVGEMFGRKVAKLMEWVAMVGCPIIGINDSAGARIQDAATSLAWYAELGRRHEMLRGLVPEISIILGKCAGGAVYSPIQTDLLVAVRDQGYMFITGPDVIKDVTGEDVTFDELGGADVQAQRGNIHKVVEDEAAAFQYVRDYLSFLPANHFDDAPIVNPGLEPEITPHDLELDSIVPDADNTAYDMHEILLRIFDDGDVFEIAEQRGPAMITAFARVDGQPVGVIANQPMFLSGVVDTDASDKAASFIRFCDSFNLPLVFVVDTPGAMPGVQQEKDGIIKRGGRFFNAIVEADVPKVTIVVRKAYGGGYAVMGSKQLSADLNFAWPTARIAVIGAEGAAQLLVKRFPDPTAPEVQKIRADFIEGYNLNLATPWIAAERGYIDGVIQPHETRLLLRKSLKLLRDKQNAPKTLRKHGLTPI
- a CDS encoding phytoene desaturase family protein, with amino-acid sequence MNTAVVVGAGPNGLAAAITLASAGVDVTVLEAADTIGGGVRSGEGIVPGLVHDHCSAIHPMAVGSAFLAGLGLERHGLQWKWPEIDCAHPLDGGAAGLLYRSVDDTATALGVDGARWRRAFGGPSAKFDTLSQDIMGPLLRVPKHPLALARFGAPTVLPASAFSRLFRTEAARALFGGVAAHTFRPLHYPLTSAIGLGIITAGHRHGWAVAQGGSQAITDALAAVLTELGVKVQTGVRVASAAQLPPADVTMFDLAPTAVVDILGDRLPRRVARGLRGFRYGPGAFKVDFAVEGPVPWAHREVGGAGTVHLGGDFAEIAATEREIHAGRMPQRPFVLVGQQFVADPGRSVGNINPVYSYAHVPHGYTGDATEAIIGQFERFAPGFRDRIVGMAVRSTTEMSVYNANYVGGDICTGAKDIRQLVFGPRTTLQPYRIGVPGMYLCSAATPPGPGAHGMCGANAAVVALAGLTR
- a CDS encoding DUF4331 family protein gives rise to the protein MSNHFTGLSLGPPLGDQRLDLCDLYAFQSPADPTRTVLILNANPSADALHPDAIYRLAIDNDGDLRDDIAFSYVFSEPVDGRQTVDVYLAADEDAESPEAVGERIFTGVEVSFGSEPVIAQTDAYTFFAGARSDAFFFDFDGVKNLFDTSGGRNFTAFHLSGQYPWTGVDSNTQANVCSMVLELPTVQLGADPDIRIWGRCSLHRDGELLHVDRAGHPSVSSFFNTDDTKLEYNAGVPIHDRERWMGQFIHLLGHTGGYSHDEAIAAIDAEGILPDMLTFNPSKPAKYPNGRVFADDVIDYRLASLTKGDCPPSGLSPHTDTLDVFPYLGPPH
- a CDS encoding TetR/AcrR family transcriptional regulator — translated: MPESAPPFTRARNQAQRQDRLSQLTAAARECLAHTRAATLTLGDVAAAAGLAKSGILRYVGSREALLLRVMYDEHLAWIDALADELRTATPAAALAHTLAARPVLCDLIAASPVLIGRLGPDDLRTLAAQAADAQQRLGSALRQSLRLSDDQLRSLTAAVHAFTGTAWAWTTPDSAGPNAMVTDFESTVGRLLDIFIAGLRS
- a CDS encoding SRPBCC family protein, yielding MLSTVYRHHECVVRRHTTASPQTLFAIVSDGSRWSEWAKPLIPYSAWETRGPADDGGVGAIRAVGTRNRPTREMTTIHEPGRRHGYTMLTDGPIRDYQAEVSFAEAADGTRVTWRGGYETRWRVVGLAYWLVLRVVLGTLSRKLVTAAERRIG
- a CDS encoding arabinosyltransferase domain-containing protein, with amino-acid sequence MSTTVREHSADKGVQVTRWVAMIAGLIGFLCAVATPLLPVVQTTATLNWPQAGQLGSVTAPLITQTPVTMSVTVPCEVLRSVPPEGAMVLGTAPKEGRQAALNALFVNVNAKRVDITDRNVVIASVAREKVNSPACERIEITSSEAGTFATFVGLTDKDGKELRTGFPDPNLRPQIVGVFTELSGAAPQGLSLSATIDTRFTSKPTTLKLVAMLLGIAGTVVALLALWRLDRLDGRRMHHLIPSRWRTFSAVDVAVIGGFLSWHVIGANSSDDGYILQMARVADHAGYMSNYFRWFGSPEDPFGWFYNLLALMTHVSDASIWMRLPDLICALICWLLLSREVLPRLGPAVIASKPALWAAGLVLMAAWMPFNNGLRPEGQIATGALITYVLIERAIISGRLTPAAMAIITAAFTLGIQPTGLIAVAALLAGGRPLLRILVRRRRVLGVWPLVLPLLAAGTVILTVVFADQTLATVLEATRIRTAIGPSQEWYTENLRYYYLILPTVDGSLSRRFGFIITALSLFTSLFIMLRRKRAPGVARGPVWRLMGIIFATMFCLMFTPTKWVHHFGLFAAVGAAMAAVVTVLAGPAILRSARNRMAFTAAVLFVLALCFATTNGWWYVSSYGVPFNNDKPNIGGVTLSAIFFALFAIAALWAYWLHLRPSAEGRLARALTTAPVPLAAGFMVVVFIGSMLYGVVRQDGTYSNASSNLRALAGGCGLADDVLVEPDTNDGFLTPVPGEYGPLGPLGGTATTGFTPDGVPDHIVAEAIRITVPMPGIDADWNADAELKTPGINGSTVPLPYGLDPARVPLAGSYVEGPAQQVSKLASAWYQLPAPDAAHPLVVVTAAGTITGNSIFNGLTEGQAVELEYGRPGPDGAAVPAGRVVPYDLGPNPSWRNLRFDRSEIPADATFVRVIAEDESLSLGDWIAVTPPRVPEVKTVQEHIGSQQPVLMDWAVGLAFPCQQPMLHANGVTEVPKFRITPDYNAKMKDTDTWEDGINGGLLGISDLLLRQHVMATYLNKDWGRDWGSLRKFDTIVDAVPAEVELGTATHSGLYKPGRIRIKP